In Aliamphritea ceti, a single window of DNA contains:
- a CDS encoding LysR family transcriptional regulator, producing the protein MKHDLPPLDALKVFEAAARHLSFSLAADELCLTKGAVSYQIRKLEDHLNCPLFRRATRQVYLTEAGQSLLKSTQLVFTELRQSFESLNSNHNSQVTVAVTTYVAVRWLSANIAGFNERYPDVSIVLQHTVNSADFKLPDVDMALRWSPNKKGSAPDRIMQAAMPMFPVCSPALLEKLGYNAQVKLPREAMLQPPWSDITLLCEDRTQDFWSEWYGEEDDSLTNPRRTLSDANVRVQAAIDGQGWMLADELMRNELDNGLLVSPFEHGLNGYGYVLLCEPSRITNRNTELLQQWLADKLATSSKPIMLESN; encoded by the coding sequence ATGAAACACGACTTACCGCCACTGGATGCATTAAAGGTATTTGAAGCCGCTGCCCGGCATCTTAGCTTCAGCTTGGCTGCTGATGAGTTATGTCTGACCAAAGGAGCAGTCAGCTATCAGATTCGTAAATTAGAGGATCATCTGAACTGCCCCCTGTTTCGCCGAGCTACCCGTCAGGTGTATCTGACAGAAGCTGGCCAGAGTTTACTAAAAAGTACTCAACTGGTTTTCACCGAATTACGGCAAAGCTTTGAATCTCTGAACAGTAATCACAACAGCCAGGTTACTGTTGCCGTTACCACTTATGTTGCGGTTCGCTGGTTATCAGCGAATATTGCTGGTTTTAATGAGCGCTATCCTGATGTATCTATCGTTCTCCAGCACACGGTAAATTCAGCCGACTTCAAACTGCCAGATGTCGATATGGCACTACGCTGGAGCCCCAATAAAAAAGGCTCTGCACCTGACAGAATCATGCAAGCAGCAATGCCGATGTTCCCGGTTTGCAGCCCCGCACTATTAGAAAAGCTCGGTTATAACGCACAGGTAAAACTGCCACGCGAGGCAATGCTGCAACCACCATGGAGTGATATAACGCTGTTATGCGAAGATCGTACTCAGGACTTCTGGAGTGAATGGTATGGTGAAGAGGACGATAGCCTAACTAATCCCCGCCGCACTTTAAGTGATGCGAATGTAAGGGTACAGGCAGCGATTGATGGTCAGGGCTGGATGTTAGCCGATGAACTAATGCGCAACGAGCTGGACAACGGTTTGTTAGTCAGCCCTTTCGAGCATGGTCTGAACGGTTACGGATATGTCTTACTCTGCGAACCTTCCCGAATAACTAACCGTAACACTGAATTATTGCAACAATGGTTAGCCGACAAACTTGCCACCAGCAGTAAGCCGATAATGCTCGAAAGCAATTAA
- a CDS encoding DUF4166 domain-containing protein, which yields MNTDNKQPVFSSIFAPHWHELPTVMHKHYLNRPYTDDHTQVTGTINVWCAWPLKRCARIFWWLKSIPPHCETNVPITVDFHSSPYNNHFRFERTFKFKNRACYRFTSAMEPIKDNLVIERMSRHIGWLLSYTWENQKIKLNHQGYMVCLGKIRISLPITWLIGKGHAEEWALDDNRFAMRMYITHPWWGKLYQYDGEFTINKLPDTT from the coding sequence ATGAATACTGATAACAAGCAACCTGTTTTTAGCAGCATTTTTGCTCCGCACTGGCACGAGCTTCCGACGGTTATGCACAAGCATTACCTGAACAGACCCTATACTGATGATCATACACAGGTAACCGGCACCATTAATGTCTGGTGTGCATGGCCACTAAAACGCTGTGCACGTATATTTTGGTGGTTAAAAAGTATTCCGCCTCACTGTGAAACCAATGTCCCCATTACCGTCGACTTTCACAGTTCTCCATATAACAACCATTTCCGTTTTGAGCGCACCTTCAAATTTAAAAACCGAGCCTGCTACCGGTTCACGTCAGCGATGGAACCTATAAAAGATAATCTCGTTATTGAGAGAATGTCCCGTCATATTGGTTGGTTGTTAAGCTATACGTGGGAAAATCAGAAAATAAAACTGAACCATCAGGGTTACATGGTTTGTTTGGGCAAGATCAGAATTTCTTTACCCATTACCTGGCTGATAGGCAAAGGTCATGCGGAAGAGTGGGCGTTGGACGACAACCGTTTTGCCATGCGTATGTATATCACCCATCCCTGGTGGGGAAAGCTTTATCAGTACGATGGTGAATTCACCATAAACAAACTACCGGATACAACCTGA
- a CDS encoding MarR family winged helix-turn-helix transcriptional regulator, giving the protein MNESTRWQEILIALRRIIRATDLQSKRVSKSCGLTIPQVMVLRAIKNLGDVTVRRLSVDVSLSQATVTTILNRLEDRQLVERVRSASDRRIVNARLTEQGNQVLGTAPPLLHEAFIDRLESLESWEQTQILSSLQRIASMMDAESLDASPLLDIGAPAKDPIQSNTDKTARLIED; this is encoded by the coding sequence ATGAATGAATCAACACGCTGGCAAGAAATTCTGATTGCATTACGCCGGATTATCCGTGCAACTGATTTGCAGTCTAAACGTGTCTCAAAAAGCTGTGGTCTGACAATTCCTCAGGTAATGGTTTTAAGGGCCATCAAAAATCTTGGCGATGTCACCGTCAGACGCCTTTCCGTTGACGTTTCCCTCAGCCAGGCGACCGTTACAACAATCCTCAACCGGCTTGAAGATCGACAACTGGTGGAACGGGTCCGCAGCGCCAGTGACAGACGTATCGTTAACGCACGTCTTACCGAACAAGGTAACCAAGTATTGGGAACAGCGCCACCCTTGCTACACGAGGCGTTTATAGACCGATTAGAGAGCCTTGAGAGCTGGGAACAGACTCAGATTTTGTCTTCACTGCAGCGTATCGCCAGTATGATGGACGCCGAGAGCCTAGACGCTTCGCCGCTATTAGACATTGGAGCGCCTGCGAAGGACCCTATTCAGAGCAACACGGATAAGACTGCTAGGCTCATAGAAGATTAG
- a CDS encoding phosphoglycolate phosphatase, with amino-acid sequence MKSLFAGQLPALVLFDFDGTLMDCLPDLAAGIDRMLADLGRPPAGEEKVSHWVGNGAVILVRRALLDRYDISGTEPDIVSEQALALFLSHYGEVSGQQSRLYPGVDICLERLAALNIPMALVTNKPLPFTEHLLQQFDLSKYFQLVLGGDCLPEKKPHPLPLLHAMQTFDVQPSQTLMVGDSSNDILAAKAAGCPVVAVSYGFNHGESVAKQQPDLILDTLADLSD; translated from the coding sequence ATGAAATCCCTGTTTGCCGGACAGCTACCGGCGCTGGTGCTATTTGATTTTGATGGCACGCTGATGGACTGTCTGCCAGACCTGGCAGCAGGGATTGATCGGATGCTGGCAGATCTTGGGCGGCCACCCGCCGGTGAAGAAAAAGTCAGTCACTGGGTTGGTAATGGCGCGGTGATACTGGTTCGCCGAGCACTGCTAGACAGGTATGATATAAGCGGTACTGAGCCTGATATCGTATCTGAACAGGCACTGGCACTGTTTCTCAGCCATTATGGCGAGGTGAGTGGTCAGCAGAGCCGTTTGTACCCGGGTGTGGATATCTGTCTTGAAAGGCTTGCTGCACTAAATATTCCGATGGCTCTGGTGACTAATAAACCATTGCCGTTTACAGAGCATCTGTTGCAACAGTTCGACTTGAGTAAGTATTTTCAGCTGGTGCTTGGTGGTGATTGCCTGCCGGAAAAGAAACCTCATCCTTTACCTTTGTTGCACGCGATGCAGACCTTTGATGTGCAGCCGTCACAAACGCTAATGGTCGGTGACTCCTCGAACGATATACTGGCGGCGAAGGCTGCAGGCTGCCCTGTCGTGGCGGTCAGTTATGGTTTTAATCATGGTGAGTCAGTGGCAAAGCAGCAGCCGGATCTTATTCTCGACACTCTGGCTGACTTGTCAGACTAA
- a CDS encoding ABC transporter permease — MSWSDFPSMSRGDLRSMRKAIDDSFREFTQAYGESLEAFFDPLLTLLVWSEKVLLNSPWPLVIIAIAGLAYLGSRSWKLVVGVIVAFSVIGYLGMWEDTMSTLSIITVCTVTAIAVGIPLGILMARSNKVQAIVTPILDIMQTMPSFVYLIPVVMLLGIGKVPGLIAVIIYALPPIVRLTNLGIRHVDPDVVEAANAYGCTSWQKLKNVQIPLALPSIFAGVNQTIMMALSMVVIASMIGVKGLGQPVLKAITNQYFSMGLLNGLAIVAIAIIFDRVSQQYGLRIQKHREGGHGV; from the coding sequence ATGAGCTGGTCTGACTTCCCGAGTATGTCGAGGGGCGATTTGCGCAGCATGCGCAAAGCTATCGACGATAGCTTCCGTGAGTTCACCCAGGCTTACGGTGAATCTCTTGAGGCCTTTTTCGATCCCCTATTAACTTTACTTGTCTGGAGCGAAAAAGTTCTTCTCAATTCTCCATGGCCTCTGGTCATTATCGCGATAGCTGGTCTGGCTTATTTAGGTAGCCGCAGCTGGAAGCTGGTAGTAGGCGTCATTGTTGCTTTCAGTGTTATCGGTTATCTAGGTATGTGGGAAGATACGATGAGTACGCTGAGTATCATCACCGTATGTACTGTCACTGCGATAGCTGTCGGTATTCCTCTGGGTATTCTTATGGCGCGCTCTAATAAAGTGCAAGCTATTGTGACCCCTATACTCGATATCATGCAGACTATGCCAAGCTTCGTATATCTGATTCCGGTCGTAATGTTGCTGGGTATCGGTAAAGTGCCAGGCCTGATTGCGGTAATCATTTATGCATTGCCACCAATCGTACGTCTGACCAACCTGGGTATTCGTCACGTAGACCCGGATGTTGTCGAGGCGGCTAACGCTTACGGTTGTACCTCTTGGCAGAAGCTGAAAAATGTTCAGATTCCACTGGCCTTGCCATCTATTTTTGCCGGTGTGAACCAAACCATCATGATGGCACTGTCTATGGTTGTAATCGCTTCCATGATCGGTGTTAAAGGTTTAGGTCAGCCTGTACTGAAGGCTATCACAAACCAGTATTTCTCTATGGGCTTATTGAATGGTCTTGCGATCGTAGCCATAGCTATTATTTTTGACCGGGTTTCGCAGCAATACGGTTTACGTATTCAGAAACATCGCGAAGGAGGTCACGGTGTCTGA
- a CDS encoding quaternary amine ABC transporter ATP-binding protein codes for MSDKEVKIRIEGLSKIFGSNPKSVVPLVQQGISKPDLLSQHKHVLGLDNINMDLHDHSIEVIMGLSGSGKSTLIRHINRLIDPTVGNIIIDGENVCEMNESQLREFRQTKTAMVFQKFALLPHRTVIENVKFGLQMQKKDSAFITEKSHYWLERVGLKGFEKHYPAQLSGGMQQRVGLARALACDADILMMDEAFSALDPLIRSDMQDILLELQVELKKTIVFITHDLDEALKIGDRIAILNDGRLVQQGPAQDILMNPADDYVERFVADVNRTRVLLAKSIMSAQVPSDINHSDTVVVGQDDTVQEVLHQMLTEDALQVVVADEDGQHVGSIDTDTLAEAVSHQADEEKVTS; via the coding sequence GTGTCTGATAAAGAAGTTAAAATTCGTATTGAAGGGCTGTCGAAAATATTCGGCTCAAACCCTAAGTCGGTTGTACCTTTAGTACAACAAGGTATCAGCAAGCCAGACCTGTTATCACAGCATAAACATGTACTGGGTCTGGATAACATTAATATGGACCTGCATGATCATTCTATAGAAGTGATCATGGGATTGTCTGGCTCAGGTAAGTCGACGCTGATTCGTCACATTAACCGTCTTATCGATCCGACAGTTGGTAACATCATTATTGACGGCGAAAACGTCTGCGAAATGAATGAAAGCCAACTGCGTGAATTCCGTCAGACAAAAACGGCAATGGTATTCCAGAAGTTTGCTTTGTTGCCGCACCGTACAGTTATTGAAAATGTTAAATTTGGTTTGCAGATGCAGAAGAAAGACTCTGCATTTATTACTGAAAAGTCACATTACTGGCTGGAACGTGTTGGTCTGAAAGGTTTTGAAAAGCATTATCCGGCACAGTTGTCCGGCGGTATGCAGCAGCGTGTTGGTCTGGCACGAGCGCTGGCTTGTGATGCTGATATTCTGATGATGGATGAAGCATTCTCTGCACTGGATCCACTGATTCGTTCTGATATGCAGGATATTCTGCTTGAACTGCAAGTCGAGCTGAAGAAGACAATCGTCTTCATCACCCATGACTTGGACGAAGCGTTGAAGATCGGTGACCGGATTGCCATTCTGAATGATGGTCGTCTGGTTCAGCAGGGGCCTGCTCAGGACATTCTGATGAACCCTGCTGATGACTATGTGGAACGTTTCGTTGCTGACGTAAACCGTACCCGCGTATTGTTGGCTAAGTCGATCATGTCTGCTCAGGTGCCTTCTGATATTAATCACAGTGATACGGTGGTTGTTGGACAGGATGATACTGTTCAGGAAGTATTGCATCAGATGTTGACCGAAGATGCGCTGCAAGTAGTAGTTGCGGATGAAGACGGACAGCATGTTGGCAGTATCGATACTGATACGCTTGCTGAAGCTGTAAGTCATCAGGCTGATGAAGAAAAAGTTACCAGCTAA
- a CDS encoding DUF3530 family protein — protein MAIATLEIIMAPIVLSEHLNTIRKHPLQTTDSYRNWLLPAKLKLLTYALFFSGCALFTLSSAAEDKNQGDTVNMEETSGMMQPADGMTETTKLPRSIPNPAAQRAAALAKSQSPDTEVIWLETNKETQLSLYMPSGSAESYGGIMLFPGSMSTPDWPDIIRPLRIYLSDQGWATLSVALPDPNPFPIPTRDMQAKSPADTTSNTDSGADSTATSGESMATEAMQDDAMSETMAEEKPEAEEPYIDKLSRITSAASTVLSEREQNRQIIIGVGTGAAWAAAYISQAQDDQNIRLLMIDPRQPADPEAPRLNELIALLDSETVLDLYFEDSELSKTMAKQRLRISRRNKLPDYQQIKINQRPDDSKREQQWLAKKVRGILKTHVIDADFARTARGRTEAKEAMQLMPGS, from the coding sequence ATGGCAATAGCAACTCTTGAAATAATAATGGCGCCTATTGTACTGTCGGAACATCTAAACACAATACGAAAGCATCCCTTGCAGACAACTGATAGTTACAGAAACTGGCTCCTGCCAGCGAAGCTTAAGCTTCTGACATACGCACTCTTCTTTTCCGGCTGCGCCCTGTTTACTTTATCTTCAGCTGCTGAGGATAAAAACCAGGGTGACACGGTTAATATGGAGGAGACTTCCGGCATGATGCAGCCGGCAGATGGTATGACCGAAACAACAAAACTACCCCGCAGTATTCCCAACCCTGCAGCACAACGCGCCGCCGCTCTGGCTAAATCGCAGTCACCGGATACAGAAGTTATCTGGCTGGAAACAAATAAAGAAACTCAGTTAAGTCTATACATGCCAAGCGGAAGCGCTGAATCCTACGGCGGCATAATGCTGTTTCCAGGCAGTATGTCTACACCCGACTGGCCAGACATCATCCGACCATTACGCATATATTTAAGCGATCAGGGCTGGGCTACTCTGTCTGTTGCTTTACCCGACCCGAATCCATTTCCAATACCCACCAGAGATATGCAGGCGAAGTCACCGGCAGATACAACCAGTAATACAGATTCTGGGGCTGACTCTACCGCCACATCAGGCGAATCAATGGCTACTGAAGCTATGCAGGACGATGCCATGAGTGAGACTATGGCTGAAGAAAAACCAGAAGCAGAAGAGCCTTATATCGATAAACTTTCCAGAATCACCTCAGCTGCGAGCACAGTACTCAGTGAAAGAGAGCAGAACCGCCAGATCATAATTGGCGTAGGTACCGGAGCGGCCTGGGCTGCGGCATATATTTCCCAGGCTCAGGATGATCAGAATATTCGCCTGCTAATGATTGATCCGCGCCAACCCGCCGACCCGGAAGCTCCGCGGTTAAACGAATTAATTGCATTGCTCGATTCAGAAACGGTTCTGGATCTTTACTTTGAAGACAGCGAGCTAAGTAAAACGATGGCGAAGCAACGTTTGCGTATCAGTCGCCGCAATAAACTGCCTGACTACCAGCAAATTAAAATTAATCAGCGCCCTGATGACAGTAAACGTGAACAACAGTGGCTGGCTAAGAAAGTCAGAGGCATACTAAAAACACATGTCATTGATGCTGATTTTGCCAGAACAGCCAGAGGCCGGACAGAAGCGAAGGAAGCAATGCAGCTCATGCCCGGCAGCTAA
- a CDS encoding saccharopine dehydrogenase NADP-binding domain-containing protein: MKHVLIIGGYGNFGRFISQTLARETDIQLTIAGRSKEKADTLAAELQISPIAQGYQLDIRKPLTEHLRHLQPDIVIHTSGPFQRQGYGVAQACIEYGAHYIDLADGREFVSNITTLNKTAQDNNVLIVSGASSVPGLTSAIVDKYLPEFGHLESLDYGITTAQKTTRGLATTASILGYTGKPVETLTAGKTDTIYGWQGLSARKYPQLGWRLLGNCDIPDLAIFPTRYPGLKNMRFYAGLEIPLIHISLWLLSWGVRTGLIKDLSSSAATLLRLSFLFDWLGTANSGFHMLMSGTDHYGNDKEICFELTARSGDGPYIPCMPAILLTRKLIANQVSQRGAQPCTGLISLEEYLSALSEMDISWSVTD, encoded by the coding sequence ATGAAACATGTACTGATCATCGGTGGTTACGGTAACTTCGGCCGTTTCATCAGCCAGACCCTTGCCAGAGAAACAGATATCCAACTGACAATTGCCGGCCGCTCAAAGGAAAAGGCAGATACACTGGCTGCAGAACTGCAGATCAGCCCGATAGCTCAAGGGTATCAGTTAGACATCCGCAAACCTTTGACAGAGCACTTACGACATCTTCAGCCTGATATTGTCATTCACACATCCGGACCGTTCCAGAGACAGGGCTACGGCGTCGCTCAGGCTTGTATTGAGTATGGAGCTCATTACATCGATCTGGCCGATGGGCGGGAATTTGTCAGCAACATCACAACGCTGAATAAAACAGCTCAGGACAACAATGTACTTATCGTCAGCGGCGCCAGCTCTGTACCCGGACTGACATCCGCAATTGTAGATAAATACTTACCAGAATTTGGCCATCTTGAGAGTCTCGACTACGGCATAACTACTGCCCAGAAAACGACCAGAGGACTGGCTACTACTGCATCAATTCTGGGTTATACCGGCAAGCCTGTCGAAACACTTACCGCAGGAAAAACAGACACCATTTACGGCTGGCAAGGACTCAGTGCCAGAAAATACCCCCAGTTAGGCTGGCGTTTATTGGGCAACTGCGACATTCCTGATTTGGCAATATTTCCAACCCGTTACCCTGGCCTGAAAAATATGCGTTTTTATGCCGGTCTTGAAATCCCTCTCATTCATATAAGTCTGTGGCTGCTTTCCTGGGGTGTAAGAACCGGGCTAATCAAAGACCTGAGCAGTTCAGCTGCAACGCTATTACGTTTGTCTTTCCTGTTTGATTGGCTGGGAACGGCTAACAGTGGCTTTCATATGCTGATGAGTGGTACAGATCATTATGGTAATGATAAAGAAATATGCTTTGAACTGACTGCACGGTCTGGCGATGGCCCATACATTCCCTGTATGCCCGCAATATTACTGACCCGTAAGCTGATTGCTAATCAGGTATCGCAGCGAGGTGCTCAGCCCTGCACCGGACTGATCAGCCTGGAGGAATACCTGAGCGCCCTGAGTGAAATGGATATTTCATGGTCGGTAACAGACTGA
- a CDS encoding CobW family GTP-binding protein: MQFSAIPTNVITGFLGVGKTTAIQHLLANKPENERWAVLVNEFGEVGIDASMMGEDSESGIYMREVPGGCMCCTAGLPMQMALNQLIQRAKPDRLLIEPTGLGHPQEVLASLRSAEYSEVIQLQATITLVDARKLSDPEYVTDDTYQQQIQVADCIVAHKADLYNADELQQLERYLEQQQITDRPVYSVAHGQLQLQWLDEACQWQAEPVTETHHSHGHSDVFAAAPDMPEQGYLRKDNKGDGYFSSGWVFQPDFEFDFVALESILMGIDAERVKGVFITDEGVFAFNIVDGLMSSTALDEVYDSRIEVIGRNPAAWQTLETDLLAASERL; the protein is encoded by the coding sequence ATGCAGTTTAGCGCGATACCTACCAATGTGATTACCGGTTTTCTTGGCGTGGGGAAAACCACTGCGATTCAGCATTTGTTGGCTAATAAGCCTGAAAATGAGCGCTGGGCGGTATTGGTTAACGAGTTCGGTGAAGTAGGTATTGATGCCAGCATGATGGGGGAAGACTCAGAAAGCGGTATTTATATGCGGGAAGTGCCTGGTGGCTGTATGTGCTGTACAGCAGGTTTGCCAATGCAAATGGCATTGAATCAGCTGATTCAGCGGGCGAAACCGGACCGTTTACTTATCGAACCGACGGGGCTAGGTCATCCTCAGGAAGTGCTTGCCAGCCTGCGCAGTGCTGAGTACAGCGAAGTGATTCAGTTACAGGCGACTATAACACTGGTAGATGCCCGTAAACTGTCTGATCCTGAATATGTAACCGATGATACCTATCAGCAGCAGATTCAGGTTGCAGATTGTATCGTCGCTCATAAAGCTGATCTTTATAACGCAGATGAGCTTCAGCAGTTAGAACGCTATCTGGAGCAACAACAGATTACTGACCGGCCTGTGTATTCAGTAGCTCATGGCCAGTTACAGCTGCAATGGCTTGATGAAGCCTGTCAGTGGCAGGCAGAGCCTGTGACAGAAACGCATCATTCACATGGTCATAGTGATGTTTTTGCAGCTGCGCCGGATATGCCGGAACAGGGGTATTTGCGTAAAGATAATAAAGGCGATGGATATTTCAGCAGTGGCTGGGTTTTTCAGCCGGACTTCGAATTTGATTTTGTTGCCCTTGAGTCTATTTTAATGGGCATTGACGCTGAAAGGGTGAAGGGCGTCTTCATCACCGATGAAGGTGTTTTTGCCTTTAACATCGTGGATGGTCTGATGAGCAGCACAGCACTGGATGAGGTTTACGACAGCCGGATAGAAGTCATTGGCCGTAATCCTGCTGCATGGCAAACACTGGAAACTGATTTACTGGCCGCCAGTGAGAGGCTTTAG
- the rpe gene encoding ribulose-phosphate 3-epimerase, protein MADFKIAPSILSADFARLGEEVENVLAAGADYVHFDVMDNHYVPNLTIGPMVCKALRDYGIQAPIDVHLMVRPVDRLIGDFIDAGASIITFHPEGSDHIDRSLQMIRDGGCKSGLVFNPATPLHYLDHVMDKVDMILLMSVNPGFGGQKFIPATLDKLRQVRERIDASGYDIRLEVDGGVGIGNIREIAAAGADTFVAGSAIFNTDDYQATITKMREELAQA, encoded by the coding sequence ATGGCCGATTTTAAGATTGCTCCTTCTATATTATCAGCAGATTTTGCCCGTTTGGGAGAAGAAGTTGAAAATGTACTCGCTGCGGGTGCAGATTATGTACATTTTGATGTGATGGACAATCACTATGTGCCAAACCTGACGATTGGGCCAATGGTGTGTAAGGCGTTACGTGATTACGGTATTCAGGCGCCGATTGATGTGCATCTGATGGTTCGTCCGGTAGATCGCTTAATTGGCGACTTTATTGATGCCGGCGCGAGTATCATTACTTTCCATCCGGAAGGTTCTGACCACATTGACCGTTCACTGCAGATGATCCGTGACGGTGGTTGCAAGTCTGGTCTGGTATTTAACCCGGCAACCCCACTGCACTATCTTGATCATGTGATGGATAAGGTGGATATGATCCTGCTGATGTCGGTTAACCCGGGCTTTGGCGGTCAGAAATTTATCCCTGCAACGCTGGATAAGCTGCGTCAGGTTCGTGAACGTATTGATGCCAGTGGTTATGACATCCGTCTGGAAGTGGACGGTGGTGTAGGCATCGGTAATATCCGTGAAATCGCAGCGGCTGGTGCGGATACCTTTGTTGCCGGTTCAGCTATTTTTAATACCGATGATTATCAGGCAACGATTACTAAAATGCGTGAAGAGCTAGCGCAGGCGTAA
- a CDS encoding glycine betaine ABC transporter substrate-binding protein, which produces MKTLLAAVPLVIASSLTHAADCGTVTIAEMNWASAEFAANLDKIILEEGYGCSVELIPGSTVTSFASMESKGQPDIAPELWANAFFDRIDAAVEKGDIVRGPRLITDAAEGWFISKAIADAHPEIKTVQDVLDNPQLFPSKEDPNVGQFMTCPAGWACQIASNNLAKPSAYDFGKHNFTVVDPGSAAGLDGSIAKSYDREEAWFGYYWQPTVPITKYELKKLDFGVEFDKKHWDECLVNETCAEPQKSDYTPSDVMTVVVSKFANAHPEEMKYLNTRSYDSNMAGQVIVYMDDNQANGEDGAYFFLKNFEDVWTQWVPADVAEKVKASL; this is translated from the coding sequence ATGAAAACACTGTTAGCAGCTGTACCATTGGTAATTGCAAGTTCACTGACACATGCGGCCGACTGCGGCACAGTTACAATCGCAGAAATGAACTGGGCTTCAGCGGAATTTGCCGCTAACCTGGATAAAATTATTCTTGAAGAAGGTTATGGATGTAGCGTTGAGTTAATCCCAGGATCAACTGTAACCTCCTTTGCTTCCATGGAATCCAAAGGCCAGCCGGACATTGCTCCTGAATTGTGGGCAAACGCATTCTTTGACCGTATCGATGCAGCTGTAGAGAAAGGTGATATTGTTCGTGGTCCTCGTCTGATTACCGATGCTGCTGAAGGCTGGTTTATTTCTAAGGCTATTGCTGATGCTCATCCAGAAATCAAGACTGTTCAGGATGTACTGGATAATCCTCAGTTATTCCCAAGTAAAGAAGATCCAAATGTAGGTCAGTTTATGACTTGTCCTGCTGGTTGGGCGTGTCAGATTGCGTCTAACAACCTGGCTAAGCCGTCTGCATATGACTTTGGCAAGCATAACTTCACTGTAGTTGACCCAGGTTCAGCTGCGGGTCTGGATGGCTCAATTGCTAAGTCTTATGACCGTGAAGAAGCTTGGTTTGGTTATTACTGGCAGCCAACAGTGCCAATTACCAAGTATGAGCTGAAGAAGCTGGACTTTGGTGTTGAGTTTGATAAAAAGCACTGGGATGAGTGTCTGGTTAACGAAACCTGCGCTGAACCACAGAAATCTGATTACACACCTTCTGATGTAATGACAGTTGTTGTCTCTAAGTTTGCTAATGCTCACCCAGAAGAAATGAAGTATCTGAATACCCGTTCTTATGATTCAAACATGGCGGGTCAGGTAATCGTTTATATGGATGATAACCAGGCAAATGGTGAAGACGGTGCATATTTCTTCCTGAAAAACTTCGAAGATGTATGGACTCAATGGGTACCTGCAGACGTAGCTGAAAAAGTTAAAGCTTCACTGTAA
- a CDS encoding DUF2269 family protein, with translation MSLYLTVKTLHILSAAVLFGTGAGIAFFMFRSYFCKDSQGKLFVARNTVLADYLFTLPAAVFQPLSGIWLIFLAGYRWDSKWLVISYLLYLLIGLCWLPVVWIQIQLKQLLIVANTTHSPLPSHYQTLFHWWIALGVPAFISILVIFFLMVLKPV, from the coding sequence ATGTCTCTTTACCTCACCGTGAAAACGCTGCATATCCTCAGTGCCGCTGTATTATTTGGTACCGGCGCAGGTATTGCCTTTTTCATGTTCCGCAGTTATTTCTGTAAAGACTCTCAGGGAAAACTGTTTGTCGCCCGCAATACTGTACTGGCGGATTACCTCTTTACACTTCCCGCAGCTGTTTTCCAGCCCCTGTCCGGTATCTGGCTGATTTTTCTGGCTGGCTACCGCTGGGATTCGAAATGGTTAGTTATAAGTTATCTGCTGTATTTACTGATCGGTCTTTGCTGGCTACCAGTGGTCTGGATTCAGATACAACTGAAACAGCTACTGATTGTTGCTAATACCACCCACAGTCCTCTGCCATCCCATTACCAAACACTATTTCACTGGTGGATAGCACTGGGGGTCCCTGCATTTATCAGCATTCTGGTAATCTTTTTTCTGATGGTACTCAAACCCGTATGA